The sequence below is a genomic window from Betaproteobacteria bacterium.
GAAGATCTCTCGGATCAGTTTGTCGTGGGCTTCAAGTGTCTTGGCCATTCTTGCGCTTTCGCTCTCTTTTATTTCAATCGGCTATTCGAACAGCCGTTTCTGCTTGACGATGTAGCCCGCAGGTTTCTTCTGTTTTTCTAATACGCCTTCTTCAACCAGACGCTGCAACCATGCCTTGGCCTGCGCGTTGGAGACGTCCAGCGCTGCGGCCACTTCGGCGTCCTTCATCGGCGTGGTCAAAAGCTGCTGGATCAATGCCCGAACAGCTGAAAAGAGCAACTCGGCTGGGGCTATTTCTGGCTGCAGCTTCTCTGAGGCTTCGCTTGCTGGGACTTCCGCATTTGAGACGGCTAGTGGCGGCTCTTCGGACACCAATGCGGGCGGTCTCGTATCTGAATCAACCTCGGCAGGCACAGAAGGTTCTTCCTCGACCTTGGACACAGGCACGGTATCGCGCACATCGGGTGCCACTGCCGTGGTGTTCACTGCAGGTGTTCCGTCAAACAGCGACAAGCCAACCTGTGAAGAGGTGGCTGTTGACGGAGTAGGCAAGTTGAACACTTCTTCGAAAGAATCGGCGTCTCGCGGATTTGGCCAGGGCAGCGCACCTTTGTTTCTCAGGGCGTCTAGTCCGGCGGACGATTCGCCTGTTGATCGAACAAAGACAGGAACGAACTTGAGTTTGTCGAGTTGTTCTACCGCACCAGCCCAAGTCCCCCCTTTATTAACATCAGAACTCACCACGAGGGAGGAGTCGGCCAATGCATAAATCAGCTTGTTCCGCTGCATGGCATTTCCGACGTTGAACCCAGCGCTCGGGTCGTAGGGGGATATCAGCACCAATTGACCATCAAGCAGCAAGTTGCGGTGCTCGCGGTTCATGGAGGTCTTTTCCAGACTGTCTGCCAGAACCCCGCAGACCTTCCCCCCCGCTTCAAGCGCTCCACGCATGGCGGCCTGATCGATACCCTTGGCACCGCCCGAAACGAGTGTGCGGCATGCCCGAGCAGCCAACCGCCCGATTGACATGGTGTAGTCAATCAAGGCGTCGTCCACGTGGCGCGAGCCGACAACGGCGAGGCCACCTGTTTCCAACAACGTCATATCGCCACAGCCATAGAGCACTGCAGGGGCATCTTCGCGAAGACGAGCCTTCAGGCGACGCGGATACTCGGCATCGGCCCGGCTGACCACCCAGATGGCGCGTGCTTGCCAGCGTTCGATCACTTGGCTCAGCAGAAATCCGCGTCCCAACAATTTCTGTAGTCGGCTCTCGTCAATCACCGGTTGGCACGCACGCAGGATCTCAGTCGCGTCCGGCGAGACAAGATCAGCTGGTTGACGCTGGATCTCGCGCAAATGACGTGCGAGACGTTTGTATTCACCTGGCGACAGGAGATCGGATGATGTCGTGCTACGCCCAGCAATGAGGGGCGCAGTCAGTAGCAGGATTGCCTGGGTGTTGGGTGAAAGAACTGGCGTCATTCGTCGTGCCCCGTCTGTGAAAGGGCCATCGGCCAAACTGCGCCACTGCCGCTCTTGCGAAGGAGCCACGCCGACACTGTTAGCGTCCAGCGTGAGTCCACCATGTCATCAATCAAGAGGACTGGGCCGGGAGGAATAGGCTGGCCGTTAAGTGCAAGCGAGCCATCGATGTTGCGCGCCTGCTGTGTACTGTTTGCCATTGTTTTCTGTTCAGGTCTTTCGTCGGTTTTCGCGATGACCATATGAAACGGTAGATCCAGCGCAGCAGCCAAGCGCTGAGCGAAATCCGGAACCAAGTCGGGATGCCGGAGCGAAGGAACACAGGTCACCCAGGTGGGGGCTGGTTGCGGATTCCACTCAGTGATCATCTTTATGCAGGCAGCCACAAGATCATCGGAAAAACGGCTGTCGTGGTATTTGCCCTGCCGAACCAAGCCACCCCAACCAGCATCGCCCCAGACGCAGAGTGCCTTCCCGGGCTCGGCTTGATGAGCAGGTGCGATGAAACCCTTCACGCCGTACTGAGGCATCCCACCATCAGGCCATTTTTTGCGCGGCTCGATGGGCAGGCTGGTTCGACGAAGAAATGCGACGGCCGCTTTGATCAGTTCGGTATCCACCGTTGTAGGCAGTGGAGGCAAGGCCGGGGCGGTGACAGCGCTTGGATCACCGTCGAGCGCACCAATCAAAAAGCCCATGTGTTCACCAAACGGCAGACTGACGTAGTCCTGCATTTGTTGGTGCTCGTCTCGCCGAAGTGCCGTTAGACGCTCCGCACGATCCCAAAATGCTTCGTTCAGGGTTGCAGCCGTGAGCTGCCACTTGCTGCCTTGCTTGGCAATGGGAGCCGGTGCTTCCAGAGAGAGTAATGCAATCGTTTTCTCGATGCGCCCCTTGCTAAGATTGACGCGGGTCAGTAGCTCGGGTACGGACAGACCGTGGGGATCTTCTTCAAGTGCGCCCAAAACATCAGCGACTTCTTGGCGGGTCGGAAAGGCGCTTCGGATAAACCAGTCGGTGATGTCAGACTCTTCCTCGCCACTGAGCAGCACGCCATAGGCGGAATCCAGCGCTCGTCCTGCGCGACCAACCTGCTGGTAGTAGGCGACGACCGAGCCCGGCATCTGATAGTGAATGACAAACGCCAGATCGGGTTTGTCGTAGCCCATGCCCAATGCTGTCGTCGCAACCAGCGCTTTGACTTGATTGTTGAGTAACGCCTGTTCCAGTTGCTCGCGGCGATCACCGGTTTCTCCGGTATATGCTTCCACGTTGAAGCCTTGGGTTTTTAGCCAATCTGCGACCTGATTGGCATCCCTTACCGTCAGCGTGTAAATGATACCGTGGCCCTGCAGCGTGGCGAGTTGCTCGGCCAGCCATGCAAGGCGCTCGGCTTGGCTTGGCAAGCGGATGGTCTGCAAAGAGAGCGAGGTGCGATTGAGATCACCCCGCGACACGTCCAGCTTTGGCCCAAGGACCGCAGAGAGGTCATCCATCACCCTGTTGTTCGCCGTCGCCGTAGTAGCAAGGAGCCGAAGATTGGGGGGCAGCGTCTTGACGATGCGCTCCAGCAGTCGGTAGTGAGGGCGGAAATCGTGCCCCCAGTCGGAAATGCAATGCGCTTCGTCGATGACCAGCATGGAAATCTGTGCGGCGATACCCGCCAAAACCTGGGTGCGGAAGCGCTCGTTTGCCAGCCGCTCGGGCGAGATCAACAGAATGTCAATTTCCCCGTTGGCAAGTTTGCCTTCGACTGCCGTCCAGTCGTCCATGTTGTCGGAATTAATCGTGGCGGCGCGAACGCCCATCCGCTCTGCTGCTGCAATCTGATTTCGCATCAGCGCCAGTAACGGCGAGATCAATAGTGCGGGGCCTGCGCCAGCTTCCCGCAACAATTTCGTCGCGATGAAGTAGACAAAGCTCTTACCCCACCCAGTCTTCTGCACGACCAACAAACGGCCTTTGCCTTCGACAATATGGCGAATGGCATCTTCCTGGCCGTCTCGGAAGGTTGCGTCAGCACGCCCGGAACCGATGCGGAGCAGTTCCAGTGCGTATTTAGGATCGTAGGCCACGTTATTGTTCCCCTTGTTGTGGTCGGGTGATCGGTAGCCCGGAGCCAACACAGCATTCTTGACGCCGTAAAGCGCCAAATGATCTTTCAGCCAAAGTCTGTACTCGTGACCCTGCAAGCTGTGGTCTGGCGAGGCATCGACGCTCCAACGCTGGAGCATGTAGCCAGCGACTGCCGCACGGACGCGCATGCGAATCGAACCATCTTTCATCCCGTAGTCCATTCGAATGATCTCGGGACGGTTCAAGCGCGGGTGAGGTACCAAGTCCAATTCGACGATCCGAGTCCACTGGATGTCGTTGTCTGGACGCTCGTTGGCCTTGGGCTCCTCATCGAGCAATGACGGTGTTTCGATGCGGGTGACGACGAAGTCCCGGAACTCGCCGCTCTTGCGATCAAAGGCCCGGACGTGCCAGCGCAGGCCGGTGTCGACCAAGGCGAAGGGCACGATCACCCGTTCAGACTCGCCGCTGCTCATCGAGTGGTAGCGGATGGCCACAGGACGCTTGGCGTGGATCGCGCGACAGATCGGTGCCAGTACATCCATGCGGGGACTACTCAGTGCAGCTGGTGATTCGCAAGGAAGCATTGGCCGCGACTCGCCGTTCACACCATCGCCGAACCCAAGCGAAAGCGCTGACAATACCCGCTGCGGGGCATGGTCGAACATAGGCGCGAACGCATTGCCAATCCTGTAGATCTTGCTACTTCCGTCGAACTCGATGTTTTGCGGCGCAACTTCGCGGTACAGAGCCAGGTCGCGAGTGGCTGCTGCGGGTGCTACGCCAAAGCGGCTTGCCAAATCAGGCCGGCCAACCTCCCCCATGAAGTACAGACGGAAGTCGATATAGGCCAAGCGCTCGCGCTGGGCATGACTCAAAGTTTCGACACGCTGGGGGTGCATCGTCAAAGACTCCTCATCCATGCAAGACGACCGGAAGACCGCAAAAATCGGATTGACTACTCATCATGGCGCCACTTATATCATCATTTTGATTACATTATGCGACATCACTTGTGTCTGAGCAAGGAAAAATAGGTGCCGCTGTTCGCCCAGTCGCAGGCCCTGATGCGCGTGGGCAGGCCAGCGGCAAGCCTGTCGGTCACCGCCCTTGATCACGGAGGGAAGCAGAAACTCCGTTTTGGGGGCGATGACCCTGATGCTTCCAGATTGTTAAAGAACCGTGGCCGCCTGCGTGGACGCCGTCACGACCTTCCTATGGGAAGGATTTCGCTCACTACGCCTGATTGCGCACCGTTTATTTGTCCAGCGCCACCATGCGGACGATGCTGTCAAACTCGTTCAGCACGTCGGGGTGATTCCGCGTCAGGTGGCGCAGAATGGCTTCGTTCGCCATCAACTTGGCAAGATAGCCCTTGGCCAGCACCAGGTTGAGGATGTCCTGACCGTAGGTTTGCTCGGCGAGCTTGAACTGCTCTTGGAGGTTGCCCATCTCCCTCTCCATCTTGGCCATCTGGTCGGCGCTGACACCGGTCATCTTCTTGGGCTTGGTCTCGCCGACGAGCAAGTTGCTGGGTGTCGCCGCAACCAAGGCTTGGGCATAGGCGACCGTGATGTTGTTGGCACTGACCATCAGTTCGACGCACTCAACCTGACGCGTTGGCTTGAGCTTGCGCAGGACCGCACCAAGGTTTGCCGAAAACGTCTGGTCGCGCAGCAATTCGGCGGCCTCCGGGCAGATGCCTTCCAGCAGGTTTAGCTTCTTGATGATGTGGCTGATGTCCACGTCAAGGGCCTTCGCCAGCTTTTCCGGGGTGACACCCCGTTCGACAGCGCGACGGATCATGAGGTGCTCCTGAATGCTGGAGAGGCGATTGATCCGGTTGTTGTAGGTGTAGCTTTCGTCATCCGTGGCCACCAGGCAGGGAGCCTTGTCGAAGCCCAGTTGTTTCAGCGCGACCAGTCGTGTGTGCCCGTCCAGCAAGATGTGCTGCCCCTCGCGGTTGGGCTTTCCCACCGACAGGGGTTCGATCAGCCCGACCGCCTCGATAGATGCGGTGATCTGCTTGAATTTCCGTGAGGCAAGCAAGCCTTCTGGCGTCTTGCGCGAAGGCAGGACGGACGAGAGGGACAAAATCAATGGTTCCGGCACGAAGCCCAGGGGCGGTTTGCTCATGCGCCGCTCCCTCGAGCCCAGACCCGCTCCGCCAGATACTGTGGCAGTGTGTCCAGCCCCTCCGCGCGTAGCAGGGTGGTGAAATTCTCGTCGGCCAGCAGTTGGCGCAGGGCCCCGACAATGAACAGCAAGTTGCGTTGAGCTGTCTCTGCTTTCCTGACCAGCAGCTTCTGTCGCTCGACTTCCCGCTGGTAGTTCCTCACCAGGCTGGACGTGGTGACATCCTCATTGGTCTTGCGGGAGGTCATCCTGCCGCCGATGGATTTGCCTTGGGTGCGGCGACGTTCGATCACACGACGGGCTTGGATCAACTGGCTGCCACGCAGCTTTCCGGTTTCGTAGGCATCTTGCAATGCGGCTTGAATGGCTTTCTCGTCGCTGCCCGCGCCAGCGATGGTGATCGCCGCGTTGAGAGGGATGCGCCCGCTGCCGACGGCCATCAGCAGTCGCTGTTCACCGTTCTGCAGCAACTGCAGGATGCCCTGCACGTACTCCGGACTCAGGCCTGTCTTTTGGGCAATGGACTTCTTGTCGTAGCCCTGATCCCGCAGCTGCTCGATGCCGGACAGCAATTCCAACGGGCTGAATTTTCGTCGGGCGATGTTCTCGGTGAGGCTCATGATGAAGGCCGATTCGTCATC
It includes:
- a CDS encoding DNA-processing protein DprA; the encoded protein is MTPVLSPNTQAILLLTAPLIAGRSTTSSDLLSPGEYKRLARHLREIQRQPADLVSPDATEILRACQPVIDESRLQKLLGRGFLLSQVIERWQARAIWVVSRADAEYPRRLKARLREDAPAVLYGCGDMTLLETGGLAVVGSRHVDDALIDYTMSIGRLAARACRTLVSGGAKGIDQAAMRGALEAGGKVCGVLADSLEKTSMNREHRNLLLDGQLVLISPYDPSAGFNVGNAMQRNKLIYALADSSLVVSSDVNKGGTWAGAVEQLDKLKFVPVFVRSTGESSAGLDALRNKGALPWPNPRDADSFEEVFNLPTPSTATSSQVGLSLFDGTPAVNTTAVAPDVRDTVPVSKVEEEPSVPAEVDSDTRPPALVSEEPPLAVSNAEVPASEASEKLQPEIAPAELLFSAVRALIQQLLTTPMKDAEVAAALDVSNAQAKAWLQRLVEEGVLEKQKKPAGYIVKQKRLFE
- a CDS encoding RecQ family ATP-dependent DNA helicase → MHPQRVETLSHAQRERLAYIDFRLYFMGEVGRPDLASRFGVAPAAATRDLALYREVAPQNIEFDGSSKIYRIGNAFAPMFDHAPQRVLSALSLGFGDGVNGESRPMLPCESPAALSSPRMDVLAPICRAIHAKRPVAIRYHSMSSGESERVIVPFALVDTGLRWHVRAFDRKSGEFRDFVVTRIETPSLLDEEPKANERPDNDIQWTRIVELDLVPHPRLNRPEIIRMDYGMKDGSIRMRVRAAVAGYMLQRWSVDASPDHSLQGHEYRLWLKDHLALYGVKNAVLAPGYRSPDHNKGNNNVAYDPKYALELLRIGSGRADATFRDGQEDAIRHIVEGKGRLLVVQKTGWGKSFVYFIATKLLREAGAGPALLISPLLALMRNQIAAAERMGVRAATINSDNMDDWTAVEGKLANGEIDILLISPERLANERFRTQVLAGIAAQISMLVIDEAHCISDWGHDFRPHYRLLERIVKTLPPNLRLLATTATANNRVMDDLSAVLGPKLDVSRGDLNRTSLSLQTIRLPSQAERLAWLAEQLATLQGHGIIYTLTVRDANQVADWLKTQGFNVEAYTGETGDRREQLEQALLNNQVKALVATTALGMGYDKPDLAFVIHYQMPGSVVAYYQQVGRAGRALDSAYGVLLSGEEESDITDWFIRSAFPTRQEVADVLGALEEDPHGLSVPELLTRVNLSKGRIEKTIALLSLEAPAPIAKQGSKWQLTAATLNEAFWDRAERLTALRRDEHQQMQDYVSLPFGEHMGFLIGALDGDPSAVTAPALPPLPTTVDTELIKAAVAFLRRTSLPIEPRKKWPDGGMPQYGVKGFIAPAHQAEPGKALCVWGDAGWGGLVRQGKYHDSRFSDDLVAACIKMITEWNPQPAPTWVTCVPSLRHPDLVPDFAQRLAAALDLPFHMVIAKTDERPEQKTMANSTQQARNIDGSLALNGQPIPPGPVLLIDDMVDSRWTLTVSAWLLRKSGSGAVWPMALSQTGHDE
- a CDS encoding ParB N-terminal domain-containing protein; the protein is MSKPPLGFVPEPLILSLSSVLPSRKTPEGLLASRKFKQITASIEAVGLIEPLSVGKPNREGQHILLDGHTRLVALKQLGFDKAPCLVATDDESYTYNNRINRLSSIQEHLMIRRAVERGVTPEKLAKALDVDISHIIKKLNLLEGICPEAAELLRDQTFSANLGAVLRKLKPTRQVECVELMVSANNITVAYAQALVAATPSNLLVGETKPKKMTGVSADQMAKMEREMGNLQEQFKLAEQTYGQDILNLVLAKGYLAKLMANEAILRHLTRNHPDVLNEFDSIVRMVALDK